From Methylobacterium radiodurans, a single genomic window includes:
- the ccoO gene encoding cytochrome-c oxidase, cbb3-type subunit II, whose protein sequence is MGTAQPGLWKRHEIFEKNSIVLLIGALLVVAIGGLVEIAPLFYLKSTVEKVEGVRPYTPLELAGRNIYIREGCYLCHSQMVRPMRDEVERYGHFSLAAESMYDHPFQWGSKRTGPDLARVGGKYSDQWHREHLIDPRAVVPTSIMPAYAFLERQLDADAIAEDLKANRAIGVPYTDEMVAAARGDLRAQLDPDGPGAADLQRRYPGANVRDFGGDKTKAAEIDALIAYLQVLGTMVDFKIYEDKKNLR, encoded by the coding sequence ATGGGAACCGCCCAACCCGGCCTCTGGAAGAGGCATGAGATCTTCGAGAAGAACTCCATCGTCCTGCTCATCGGCGCGCTCCTCGTCGTGGCGATCGGCGGCCTCGTGGAGATCGCGCCGCTGTTCTACCTGAAGAGCACCGTCGAGAAGGTGGAGGGCGTACGCCCCTATACGCCGCTCGAACTCGCCGGCCGCAACATCTACATCCGCGAGGGCTGCTACCTCTGCCACAGCCAGATGGTCCGTCCGATGCGGGACGAGGTCGAGCGCTACGGCCACTTCTCGCTGGCGGCCGAGAGCATGTACGACCACCCGTTCCAGTGGGGATCGAAGCGCACCGGGCCGGATCTCGCCCGCGTCGGCGGCAAGTACTCGGACCAGTGGCACCGCGAGCACCTGATCGATCCGCGCGCGGTGGTGCCGACCTCGATCATGCCGGCCTACGCCTTCCTCGAGCGGCAGCTCGACGCCGACGCCATCGCCGAGGACCTCAAGGCCAACCGGGCGATCGGCGTCCCATACACCGACGAGATGGTCGCGGCGGCGCGGGGCGACCTAAGGGCCCAGCTCGATCCGGACGGCCCGGGCGCCGCCGACCTGCAGCGCCGCTACCCCGGCGCGAACGTGCGCGACTTCGGCGGCGACAAGACCAAGGCGGCCGAGATCGACGCCCTGATCGCCTACCTGCAAGTCCTCGGCACCATGGTCGACTTCAAGATCTACGAAGACAAGAAGAACCTCAGGTGA
- a CDS encoding heavy metal translocating P-type ATPase — protein MCCTDMALAYVEAHASWSEANTRPSLGRDYAAFLSRAPDGSARAAFAVEGVRCAACMNAIERGLAGVPGVASARLNFSDRRLAVTWQPQADADIAAVLAALDGLGFKAQPFAPGRLADAEAAETKRLVRALAVAGFASMNVMLLAISVWAGIDSDMTPENRDLFHWIQAVIALPAAAYAGRPFYEGAFRGLKAGRVTMDFPITLGVVLTLVMSVVESLSGATHAYFDGAVMLLFFLLIGRVLDQVMRRRTRACAENLAALRSEGATLVDADGSLRDVPVAELGSGARILVRPGERVPADGVVEHGTSDLDQSLVTGETAAVTVRGGDRVFAGALNGNGALTVRVTAAAGASLLDEVEDLMRRALEARSRALVLADKATRLYVPLVHAAAAVTLVGWLAAGSGWHAALLDAVAVLIVTCPCALGLAIPAVQAAAAGALFREGVLLNDGTALERFAEIDTVVFDKTGTLTLPEPTLSGDVFAPGVLEAAARLALSSRHPMATALASGTCSAGPFPGAQEAAGLGVRALADGVELRLGSPRFCGAEAEASAVLAAHPDASVICFRAGTEAPVAFPVRQALRPDAADVVATLLRSGRRVLILSGDRSAAVEAVAGQLGVTDWAAGLTPPEKIARIEALQRSGRRVLMVGDGLNDAPALAAAHASLSPVTASHVSQAAADALFLGRSLAPVLAVLAAGRRARRLMLQNLWFSAAYNVVAVPLAAAGLLTPLIAALAMSGSSVVVTLNALRARLGTGRSRPHPADGPGIADAAAVAV, from the coding sequence ATGTGCTGCACCGACATGGCGCTCGCCTACGTGGAGGCCCATGCCTCTTGGAGCGAGGCCAATACGCGGCCCTCCCTCGGCCGGGACTACGCCGCCTTCCTCTCGCGTGCGCCCGACGGTTCGGCGCGCGCCGCCTTCGCCGTCGAGGGCGTCCGCTGCGCGGCCTGCATGAACGCCATCGAGCGCGGGCTTGCCGGCGTGCCGGGCGTGGCATCCGCGCGGCTGAACTTCTCGGACCGCCGCTTGGCCGTGACATGGCAGCCGCAGGCGGACGCCGACATCGCCGCCGTCCTGGCGGCACTCGACGGGCTCGGTTTCAAGGCTCAGCCCTTCGCGCCCGGCAGGCTCGCGGATGCGGAAGCCGCCGAGACGAAGCGCCTCGTCCGGGCGCTGGCGGTGGCGGGCTTCGCGTCGATGAACGTGATGCTGCTCGCCATCTCGGTCTGGGCCGGCATCGACTCGGACATGACGCCCGAGAACCGAGACCTCTTCCACTGGATCCAGGCCGTCATCGCCCTGCCGGCCGCAGCCTATGCCGGGCGGCCCTTCTACGAGGGGGCCTTCCGTGGGCTGAAGGCCGGCCGGGTCACGATGGACTTCCCCATCACGCTCGGCGTGGTCCTCACCCTGGTGATGTCGGTGGTCGAGTCACTCTCCGGCGCCACGCACGCCTATTTCGACGGCGCCGTGATGCTGTTGTTCTTCCTACTGATCGGGCGCGTCCTCGACCAGGTCATGCGTCGGCGGACGCGGGCCTGCGCGGAGAATCTCGCGGCGCTCCGCAGCGAGGGCGCGACGCTGGTCGACGCGGACGGGTCCCTGCGCGACGTACCGGTCGCGGAACTCGGTTCGGGCGCACGCATCCTCGTCCGGCCGGGCGAGCGCGTGCCGGCCGACGGCGTCGTCGAGCACGGCACCTCCGACCTCGACCAGAGCCTGGTGACCGGCGAGACCGCCGCCGTCACGGTGCGCGGCGGCGACCGGGTCTTTGCCGGCGCCCTCAACGGCAACGGTGCCCTGACGGTCCGGGTGACCGCGGCAGCTGGCGCCAGCCTGCTCGACGAGGTGGAGGACCTCATGCGGCGCGCCCTGGAAGCACGGTCACGGGCGCTCGTCCTCGCCGACAAGGCGACGCGCCTCTACGTCCCGCTGGTCCATGCGGCCGCTGCCGTGACCCTGGTCGGCTGGCTCGCGGCGGGCTCCGGATGGCATGCGGCGCTGCTCGATGCCGTGGCCGTCCTGATCGTGACCTGCCCCTGCGCGCTCGGCCTCGCGATCCCCGCCGTGCAGGCGGCGGCGGCGGGCGCCCTCTTCCGCGAGGGCGTGCTCCTGAACGACGGCACGGCCCTGGAGCGCTTCGCCGAGATCGACACCGTCGTGTTCGACAAGACCGGCACGCTGACCCTGCCCGAGCCGACCTTGTCCGGAGACGTTTTCGCGCCTGGGGTGCTGGAGGCGGCGGCACGCTTGGCGCTGTCGAGCCGGCACCCGATGGCGACAGCCCTCGCATCCGGTACGTGCTCGGCAGGACCGTTCCCGGGGGCCCAGGAAGCCGCGGGTCTCGGCGTGCGCGCCCTGGCCGACGGCGTGGAGCTCCGTCTTGGCTCACCCCGCTTCTGCGGGGCCGAGGCAGAGGCATCCGCGGTGCTGGCGGCCCACCCGGATGCCTCGGTGATCTGTTTCCGAGCGGGTACCGAAGCACCCGTCGCCTTCCCGGTGCGGCAGGCGCTCCGCCCCGACGCCGCCGACGTGGTCGCGACGTTGCTACGGTCCGGCCGGCGCGTCCTGATCCTCTCCGGCGACCGGTCCGCCGCGGTCGAGGCCGTCGCCGGACAGCTCGGGGTGACCGACTGGGCGGCCGGCCTGACCCCGCCGGAGAAGATCGCCCGGATCGAGGCGCTGCAGCGGTCCGGCCGGCGCGTCCTGATGGTGGGCGACGGCCTCAACGATGCCCCTGCGCTCGCGGCGGCCCACGCCTCGCTTTCGCCGGTGACCGCTTCACACGTGAGCCAAGCCGCAGCCGATGCCCTGTTCCTGGGACGCAGCCTCGCGCCCGTGCTCGCGGTCCTGGCAGCCGGTCGACGGGCGCGCCGCCTGATGCTCCAGAACCTCTGGTTCTCGGCCGCCTACAACGTGGTCGCGGTCCCCCTCGCGGCCGCGGGCCTGTTGACCCCCTTGATCGCGGCGCTCGCGATGTCCGGCTCCTCCGTCGTCGTGACGCTGAACGCCCTGAGGGCTCGCCTCGGTACGGGCCGGTCGCGGCCGCATCCCGCGGACGGGCCTGGTATCGCCGACGCCGCCGCCGTAGCCGTCTGA
- the ccoS gene encoding cbb3-type cytochrome oxidase assembly protein CcoS: MNVLLLVIPIALTLGTLGLFAFLWALRSGQYDDIEGAEYRVLHDE; this comes from the coding sequence ATGAACGTCCTGCTCCTCGTCATTCCGATCGCCCTGACACTCGGCACGCTCGGCCTGTTCGCGTTCCTGTGGGCCCTCAGGAGCGGCCAGTACGACGACATAGAGGGCGCCGAGTACCGGGTCCTCCACGATGAGTGA
- a CDS encoding cbb3-type cytochrome c oxidase subunit 3, with amino-acid sequence MTYEHAAAFAQTSGLVYFVVIFAAVCLYAFWPRNRVRFDAAAHLPLIED; translated from the coding sequence ATGACCTATGAACATGCAGCCGCCTTCGCGCAGACCAGCGGCCTGGTCTACTTCGTAGTCATCTTCGCCGCCGTCTGCCTCTACGCCTTCTGGCCGCGCAACCGCGTTCGGTTCGACGCGGCCGCCCACCTTCCACTGATCGAGGACTGA
- a CDS encoding methyl-accepting chemotaxis protein, translated as MIFGGRETSSMIEALHRSQAVIEFALDGTILNANDNFLRTVGYTLAEVQGHHHRLFVDLTEQGGSAYRDFWAGLARGEFQRAEFNRRAKGGRQIWLQASYNPVLDRKGRPYKVVKIATDITEQKLRTLDFQGQIEAVGRSRGAVEFGLDGTILSANPNFLSTVGYTLAEVQGRHHGMLVSPSERASHAYHDFWAALARGEFQHGEFKRFGRNGREIWLQAIYNPVLDAGGKPLKVVKFASEVTPEKLRMADILGQLAAINRSQGVIHFELDGTVLDANENFLTVVGYGLEEIRGKHHRMFVEPGYANGTEYRRLWESLRAGQYRSDVFKRVGKGGREFWIQASYNPILDMNGQPFKVVKYATDITAKMTAQVAATHASGQTLASVRMAAESAEGLSASIGEISQGLTHSQAEVETIHEQAQAADRSTAQLNAATTSMTGVVDLIRGVGEQINLLALNATIEAARAGEAGRGFAVVAGEVKNLSAQVTRATGQIAHDIEAMQGISGDVASSLSAITRSLASVRGNVTGIAAVVEEQSAVTREISSGMQTASRSVAAINQGLQALTA; from the coding sequence ATGATCTTCGGTGGTCGTGAAACTTCGTCGATGATCGAGGCGCTTCATCGCTCGCAGGCTGTCATTGAGTTCGCACTCGACGGCACCATCCTGAACGCCAACGACAACTTCTTGCGCACGGTCGGCTATACGCTTGCCGAGGTGCAGGGGCACCATCACCGCCTCTTCGTTGATCTGACGGAGCAGGGCGGCAGTGCTTATCGCGACTTCTGGGCCGGGCTCGCACGGGGCGAGTTCCAGCGCGCCGAGTTCAATCGCCGCGCGAAAGGCGGTCGCCAGATTTGGCTGCAGGCGAGCTACAATCCCGTGCTCGACCGGAAGGGCAGGCCCTACAAGGTGGTGAAGATCGCCACCGACATCACCGAGCAGAAGCTGCGCACCCTGGACTTTCAAGGACAGATCGAGGCCGTCGGCCGCTCGCGCGGTGCAGTCGAGTTCGGCCTTGACGGCACGATCCTGTCCGCGAACCCGAACTTCCTCAGCACGGTCGGCTACACCCTGGCCGAGGTGCAGGGGCGGCACCACGGCATGTTGGTCAGCCCCAGCGAACGGGCGAGCCACGCTTATCACGACTTCTGGGCCGCTCTCGCGCGCGGCGAGTTCCAGCACGGCGAGTTCAAGCGCTTTGGCAGGAACGGGCGGGAGATTTGGCTGCAGGCCATCTACAATCCCGTCCTCGACGCTGGCGGCAAGCCGCTCAAGGTCGTGAAATTCGCCAGCGAGGTGACGCCCGAGAAATTGCGGATGGCCGACATCTTGGGTCAGCTCGCCGCCATCAACCGCTCGCAGGGCGTGATCCATTTCGAACTCGACGGCACGGTGCTCGACGCGAATGAGAACTTCCTCACCGTGGTGGGCTACGGCCTGGAGGAGATCCGGGGCAAGCACCACCGGATGTTCGTTGAGCCCGGCTATGCGAACGGGACCGAGTACCGTCGACTCTGGGAGAGCCTACGAGCCGGGCAGTATCGGTCGGACGTGTTCAAGCGCGTCGGCAAGGGCGGTCGGGAGTTTTGGATCCAGGCCAGCTACAACCCGATCCTCGACATGAACGGCCAGCCGTTCAAGGTGGTGAAGTATGCCACCGACATCACCGCCAAGATGACCGCTCAGGTGGCCGCTACCCACGCTTCCGGTCAGACGCTCGCCAGCGTGCGGATGGCGGCCGAATCGGCGGAGGGATTGAGCGCTTCCATCGGCGAGATCTCGCAAGGCTTGACGCATTCGCAAGCGGAGGTGGAGACCATTCACGAACAGGCGCAAGCCGCCGATCGCTCGACCGCGCAACTGAACGCGGCGACCACCTCGATGACGGGGGTGGTGGACCTGATCCGGGGCGTGGGCGAGCAGATCAACCTGCTGGCGCTGAATGCCACCATCGAGGCGGCGCGCGCCGGCGAGGCCGGCCGCGGCTTCGCGGTGGTGGCCGGCGAGGTGAAGAACCTCTCCGCTCAGGTGACCCGGGCGACGGGGCAGATCGCCCATGACATCGAGGCCATGCAGGGCATCTCCGGCGACGTGGCGTCCTCGCTATCGGCGATCACGCGGTCGCTGGCCTCGGTACGGGGGAACGTGACCGGCATCGCCGCGGTGGTCGAGGAGCAGAGCGCGGTCACGCGCGAGATCTCGTCCGGCATGCAGACGGCATCCCGGAGCGTCGCGGCGATCAACCAGGGCTTGCAGGCCCTGACGGCCTGA
- a CDS encoding GAF domain-containing protein, producing MPVSASNEAVRLTALHRLQLLDTPPEPAFDRLVELARTLFEVPIALISLIDADRQWFKARCGLAANETSRDLAFCNFTILHDTVFVVPDATRDPAFAGNALVTGEPHIRFYAGAPLITEPGIRLGSFCIIDTKPRQLEAADIRNLVSLAQATLSEIWLRSLLEGRSGLGSAPGSAPCAPAMSFGHRQVLAGAQIRAARGLLNWTINQLSEASQVSVNAIKRLEAGGGSLSMRTSTADKIVDTFESRGVVFTGRSASTAGVAYSGRQPRL from the coding sequence ATGCCCGTCAGCGCCTCCAACGAAGCCGTTCGGCTCACCGCCCTCCATCGCCTGCAGCTCCTCGATACGCCGCCGGAGCCGGCCTTCGATCGCCTCGTCGAGCTGGCCCGTACCCTGTTCGAGGTGCCGATCGCCTTGATCTCGCTCATCGACGCGGACCGGCAGTGGTTCAAGGCCAGGTGCGGCCTCGCTGCGAACGAAACCTCCCGCGACCTGGCCTTCTGCAACTTCACCATCCTGCACGACACCGTGTTCGTCGTGCCGGACGCGACCCGCGATCCTGCCTTCGCCGGCAACGCGCTCGTGACGGGCGAGCCGCACATCCGCTTCTATGCCGGGGCACCCCTGATCACGGAGCCGGGCATTCGGCTCGGGTCATTCTGCATCATCGACACCAAGCCTCGCCAGCTCGAAGCGGCCGACATCCGGAATCTCGTCAGCTTGGCGCAGGCTACCTTGAGCGAGATCTGGCTGCGGAGCCTCCTGGAGGGAAGATCAGGCCTCGGTTCGGCGCCAGGCAGTGCGCCATGCGCTCCCGCGATGAGCTTCGGACACCGGCAGGTTCTCGCAGGTGCCCAGATCCGTGCCGCCCGTGGGCTTTTGAATTGGACGATCAACCAATTGTCGGAAGCTTCGCAGGTGTCGGTCAACGCGATCAAACGGCTTGAGGCTGGTGGTGGCAGCCTGAGCATGCGTACATCAACGGCCGACAAAATCGTCGATACATTTGAAAGTCGAGGTGTAGTCTTCACGGGCCGGAGCGCTTCGACCGCCGGCGTCGCCTACTCCGGCAGGCAACCTAGGTTATGA
- the ccmE gene encoding cytochrome c maturation protein CcmE produces MTRRKRRRLLLIGSCGAVLALAVGLILTAMSGSIVFFRTPSEIGLQGVAAGSRLRLGGLVQEGSIRRGPDQTVDFAVTDTKASVPVRYKGLLPDLFREGQGVVAEGVLQPGGMFRADTVLAKHDETYMPREVAGALKAQGHWQGGPQAN; encoded by the coding sequence GTGACCCGACGTAAACGCCGACGATTGCTCCTGATTGGTTCGTGCGGAGCCGTGCTGGCCCTGGCGGTCGGCCTCATCCTGACGGCGATGAGCGGCTCGATCGTGTTCTTCCGTACGCCGAGCGAGATCGGCCTGCAGGGAGTTGCCGCCGGCAGCCGACTTCGCCTCGGCGGCCTCGTGCAGGAGGGGTCGATCCGGCGCGGCCCCGACCAGACTGTCGATTTCGCCGTGACCGATACGAAAGCTTCGGTCCCGGTGCGCTACAAGGGCTTGTTGCCCGACCTGTTCCGCGAGGGTCAGGGCGTGGTCGCGGAGGGCGTGTTGCAGCCCGGCGGCATGTTCAGGGCCGATACCGTGCTCGCGAAGCACGACGAGACCTACATGCCCCGTGAGGTCGCCGGCGCCCTCAAGGCGCAAGGACACTGGCAAGGCGGGCCCCAGGCGAATTGA
- a CDS encoding FixH family protein encodes MTASASHPRPPSKTGLTGRKVFAIFAAFFGTIASADAFLVTSAFRTWSGLEEPSPYRASQRYNAELERARAQSARGWVLDGSIAREGRTGAAVNVSLRGADATPLAGRIVRVRLERPTDKRADLAVAVAETAPGLHAGHVPVVPAGQWELVVDVLDDDGVAFRRKHRVILD; translated from the coding sequence ATGACCGCAAGCGCCTCGCACCCACGACCGCCCTCGAAAACCGGCCTGACCGGCCGGAAGGTGTTCGCGATCTTCGCCGCATTCTTCGGCACCATCGCCAGCGCCGACGCCTTCCTGGTCACCTCCGCGTTCCGGACCTGGTCCGGTTTGGAGGAGCCCTCGCCCTATAGGGCGAGCCAGCGCTACAACGCGGAGCTGGAGCGGGCGAGGGCGCAGAGCGCGCGGGGCTGGGTCCTCGACGGCAGCATCGCGCGGGAAGGGCGGACGGGCGCGGCGGTGAACGTCTCGCTCCGGGGGGCCGACGCAACCCCGCTGGCCGGCCGGATCGTACGGGTCCGCCTGGAGCGGCCCACCGATAAGCGCGCCGACCTCGCGGTGGCCGTCGCCGAGACGGCGCCCGGCCTCCACGCGGGGCACGTCCCGGTCGTGCCGGCAGGTCAGTGGGAGCTGGTCGTGGATGTGCTCGACGACGATGGCGTCGCGTTCCGGCGCAAGCACCGGGTCATCCTGGATTAA
- the ccoG gene encoding cytochrome c oxidase accessory protein CcoG translates to MSLAEPNDTLAAAPIPAAPGRKKFGATVTRAAIPAVNGSLYAARTKIQPQAVRGTFRTVKWALLALTLGIYYLVPFIRWNRGLGEPSQAVLLDLDRGRFYFFSIELWPQDVTYVMGLLILAAFALFLMNAVAGRVWCGYLCPQTVWTDLFMAVERVIEGDRRARLKLDAAPWSVEKVVLRSLKHTIWLMIAWWTGGAWVLYFADAPTLVIELATFQASPAAYLAILTLTATTYTLAGHMREQVCTYMCPWPRIQGALTDEHSLNILYRSDRGEPRTPVKRATALRAAGRPAGDCVDCFACVAACPAGIDIRDGLQMDCIQCGLCADACDTVMGKLGRPGGLIGYDTEANCRSRARGKPPVSRVLRPRTVLYGVLVAGVGGGMLYGLATRSFTGLSVIHDRNPLFVTLSDGSVRNGYTVRLINKRPEERRFSLSVDGLADARVEVVGGTPGDMPVPSDSTQEFRVLVFAPAGTRPEASVPLSFRIADPTTGETARAQDTFKAP, encoded by the coding sequence ATGTCGCTCGCCGAACCCAACGACACGCTGGCCGCCGCGCCCATACCGGCAGCCCCTGGCCGCAAGAAGTTCGGCGCGACGGTGACCCGCGCGGCGATCCCGGCCGTGAACGGCTCGCTCTACGCCGCACGGACGAAGATCCAGCCCCAGGCGGTCCGCGGCACCTTTCGCACGGTCAAGTGGGCCCTGCTCGCGCTCACGCTGGGCATCTACTACCTCGTCCCCTTTATTCGCTGGAACCGCGGCCTCGGCGAGCCGTCGCAGGCCGTGCTGCTCGACCTCGACCGAGGGCGCTTCTACTTCTTCTCCATCGAACTCTGGCCCCAGGACGTGACCTACGTCATGGGCCTGCTGATCCTGGCCGCCTTCGCCCTGTTCCTGATGAACGCGGTCGCGGGCCGGGTCTGGTGCGGATACCTGTGCCCGCAGACCGTGTGGACGGACCTATTTATGGCCGTCGAGCGCGTGATCGAGGGCGACCGGCGCGCGCGGCTCAAGCTCGACGCGGCGCCCTGGTCGGTCGAGAAGGTCGTGCTGCGGAGCCTCAAGCACACGATCTGGCTCATGATCGCGTGGTGGACCGGGGGGGCCTGGGTCCTCTACTTCGCGGACGCGCCGACGCTGGTCATCGAACTCGCCACCTTCCAGGCCTCGCCGGCCGCCTACCTCGCCATCCTGACCCTGACGGCGACCACCTACACGCTCGCCGGCCACATGCGCGAGCAGGTCTGCACCTACATGTGCCCGTGGCCGCGCATCCAGGGCGCGCTTACCGACGAGCACTCGCTCAACATCCTCTATCGTAGCGACCGTGGCGAGCCCCGGACCCCCGTGAAGAGGGCCACGGCCCTCCGCGCCGCGGGACGGCCTGCGGGCGACTGCGTGGACTGCTTCGCCTGCGTCGCCGCCTGCCCGGCCGGCATCGACATCCGCGACGGGCTGCAGATGGACTGCATCCAGTGCGGCCTGTGCGCCGATGCATGCGACACGGTGATGGGCAAGCTCGGGCGGCCGGGCGGCCTGATCGGCTACGACACGGAGGCCAACTGCCGGAGCCGCGCACGTGGCAAGCCGCCCGTCAGCCGCGTCCTGCGACCGCGGACGGTGCTATACGGCGTGCTGGTGGCAGGCGTCGGCGGCGGCATGCTCTACGGGCTCGCGACCCGCAGCTTCACGGGTCTGAGCGTGATCCACGACCGCAACCCGCTCTTCGTGACGCTCTCCGACGGCTCGGTGCGCAACGGCTACACGGTCCGGCTCATCAACAAGCGGCCGGAGGAGCGGCGCTTCTCGCTCTCGGTCGATGGCCTGGCCGACGCGCGGGTCGAGGTCGTGGGGGGAACGCCGGGCGACATGCCCGTTCCCTCCGACTCGACGCAGGAATTCCGCGTCCTCGTGTTCGCCCCGGCGGGCACGCGACCGGAAGCGAGCGTCCCGCTCTCCTTCCGCATCGCCGATCCCACGACGGGCGAGACCGCCCGGGCCCAGGACACCTTCAAGGCTCCCTGA
- a CDS encoding MFS transporter produces the protein MLATAAAVGAPSVLLAPLGREFGWDAATVSSALAIRLAVFGLASPVSGLLVDAWGVRRTACCGLALTATGLAASLAMTQAWHLVLCWGVLAGAGSGLVSLALGTAVAARWFVTRRGLVIGLFGAAATAGQMLTLPALAAVAEAQGWRGCILASCGLLALATAAMSCLVPEGPGDVGSLPYGARGIHPASSPPTAGNDRGTVAGIARSGLFWALLGSFAVCGASTSGLVQTHLVPLCADVGVGPLQAASLLAGMGALTFVGSAASGWLSDRFDAGLLLFWFYGLRGLSLLCLPFSDLSFVGLSVFAAVYGLDWIATVPPTASLVVARFGRERAARVLGWVFAGHQLGAAAAAYGAGLTRSGMGSYLPAFLAAGAFCLFAAAAILPLSSARRPSVQEPAAAALAAGERSGRHRRSTTRV, from the coding sequence GTGCTGGCCACGGCCGCGGCCGTCGGCGCGCCGAGCGTGCTGCTTGCGCCGCTCGGCCGGGAATTCGGCTGGGACGCCGCGACCGTCTCGTCGGCGCTGGCTATCCGGTTGGCCGTCTTCGGGCTGGCGAGTCCGGTCTCCGGCTTGCTGGTGGATGCCTGGGGCGTGCGCCGCACCGCCTGTTGCGGCCTTGCGCTCACCGCGACCGGACTCGCCGCGTCGCTTGCCATGACGCAGGCGTGGCACCTCGTCCTGTGCTGGGGCGTGCTGGCCGGCGCGGGGAGCGGGCTGGTCTCGCTGGCGCTCGGCACGGCCGTCGCGGCGCGCTGGTTCGTAACGCGGCGCGGGCTCGTCATCGGGCTGTTCGGGGCCGCGGCGACCGCGGGGCAGATGCTGACGCTCCCGGCGCTCGCCGCCGTCGCGGAGGCGCAGGGATGGCGCGGGTGCATCCTCGCGTCGTGCGGCCTGCTCGCGCTCGCGACGGCCGCCATGTCGTGCCTCGTGCCCGAGGGGCCCGGGGATGTGGGATCGCTCCCTTACGGAGCGCGAGGAATCCACCCCGCATCCTCGCCACCGACGGCAGGGAACGATCGCGGCACCGTCGCCGGGATCGCGCGGTCGGGCTTGTTCTGGGCCCTGCTCGGCAGCTTCGCGGTCTGCGGCGCAAGCACAAGCGGCCTGGTGCAAACCCACCTCGTGCCGTTGTGCGCCGACGTCGGCGTAGGGCCTCTCCAGGCGGCGAGCCTCCTCGCGGGCATGGGCGCCCTGACCTTCGTCGGCTCCGCGGCCTCGGGCTGGCTGTCGGACCGCTTCGACGCGGGCTTGCTGCTGTTCTGGTTCTACGGGTTGCGGGGCTTGTCGCTCCTCTGCCTTCCGTTCTCGGACCTCTCGTTCGTCGGACTCTCCGTGTTTGCGGCGGTGTACGGGTTGGACTGGATCGCGACCGTCCCGCCAACGGCGAGTCTCGTCGTCGCGCGGTTCGGGCGTGAACGGGCGGCCCGCGTCCTCGGCTGGGTGTTCGCAGGCCATCAGCTCGGCGCGGCCGCGGCGGCGTACGGGGCAGGCCTGACCCGGAGCGGCATGGGGAGCTACCTCCCGGCCTTCCTGGCCGCGGGAGCGTTCTGCCTGTTCGCTGCCGCGGCCATCCTGCCCCTGTCGTCCGCGCGGCGGCCGTCCGTTCAGGAGCCTGCGGCGGCCGCCCTCGCGGCAGGGGAGCGTTCGGGACGGCACCGCCGCTCGACCACGAGGGTCTGA
- the ccoP gene encoding cytochrome-c oxidase, cbb3-type subunit III produces MADSAHPGKSTAGPETTGHEWDGIAEYNNPLPRWWLYGLYATIVWAFGYWIAYPAWPLVSGYTGGVLGYSQRETVLSEVEAVRRERGARGQTHLASASVAEIRADPALLRLALATGKAAFGDNCAGCHGSSATGRTGYPNLQDDDWLWGGTAEEIERTIRYGARSGHGEAHVGDMPAFGRDGVLARAEVEAVTSYVLALSGRPGIAGASPEKGAEVFAGNCAGCHGERAKGNPEMGAPDLTDPIWLYGSSPEQVAATVTNGRKGVMPAWEGRLDQATIKSLAIYVHGLGGGK; encoded by the coding sequence GTGGCCGATTCCGCGCATCCCGGCAAGTCGACCGCCGGCCCGGAGACCACCGGGCACGAGTGGGACGGCATCGCCGAGTACAACAACCCCCTGCCGCGCTGGTGGCTTTACGGCCTCTACGCCACCATCGTCTGGGCGTTCGGCTACTGGATCGCCTATCCGGCCTGGCCGCTCGTGAGCGGCTATACCGGCGGCGTCCTCGGCTACTCGCAGCGCGAGACCGTGTTGAGCGAGGTCGAGGCGGTGCGCCGGGAACGCGGCGCCCGCGGCCAGACCCACCTCGCCAGCGCCTCGGTCGCGGAGATCCGCGCCGACCCGGCGCTGCTGCGCCTCGCTCTCGCCACCGGGAAGGCGGCGTTCGGAGACAACTGCGCGGGCTGCCATGGGAGTTCTGCGACCGGCCGGACAGGCTACCCGAACCTGCAGGACGACGACTGGCTCTGGGGCGGCACGGCCGAGGAGATCGAGCGCACCATCCGGTACGGGGCGCGCTCCGGCCACGGCGAGGCGCATGTCGGCGACATGCCCGCCTTCGGACGTGACGGCGTCCTGGCGCGCGCCGAGGTCGAGGCCGTGACGAGCTACGTGCTCGCGCTCTCGGGTAGGCCGGGTATCGCAGGCGCCAGTCCGGAGAAGGGCGCGGAGGTGTTTGCCGGCAATTGCGCGGGCTGCCACGGCGAGAGGGCCAAGGGCAATCCCGAGATGGGCGCACCCGATCTGACGGATCCGATCTGGTTGTACGGCTCCTCGCCCGAGCAGGTCGCCGCCACGGTGACGAACGGGCGCAAGGGGGTGATGCCGGCCTGGGAAGGTCGGCTCGATCAAGCGACCATCAAGTCGCTCGCGATATACGTCCACGGCCTCGGAGGCGGCAAGTAG